Proteins encoded by one window of Bubalus kerabau isolate K-KA32 ecotype Philippines breed swamp buffalo chromosome 22, PCC_UOA_SB_1v2, whole genome shotgun sequence:
- the PWWP2B gene encoding PWWP domain-containing protein 2B, whose translation MEPRAGCRLPVRVEQVVNGALLVTASCGERSFAGILLDCTKKSGLFGLPPLAPLTQAQDVPVNGCHGPSPAEGDAEAMPLGTGPPEPEGGDGPPQPPPPLVPPLTAGSLPPFPPYFEGAPFPPPLWLRNTYRQWVPQPPPRGVKRTRRRLSRNRDPGRLALSPIRLRPRQVLCEKCKSTQSPPEASPGTPAAPRPRREPRKPEDPDGGGDAAAAKRSRRARRGEEARPGVPRSPAIKISYSTPQGTGEVVEIPPRVHGSLEPFCPPPASPGVPDPEPPRDRLAAGAPASIPKLKLTRPLPPGAAPPPPKIRLKPRRLGAGEQEPVYRAELVQELKGQGPPADGAAHRGGLADSSSASSGEDDDCKGCPRGAHGPDNAGLAFLATCPGRSGCTGELAWSSDSLDESKSSGSDGTLPDTCDLSPGDGVPSSSKGTRPTVPPLTVRLHTQSVSKCVTEDGRTVAVGDIVWGKVHGFPWWPARVLDISLSQKEDGEPSWQEAKVSWFGSPTTSFLSTSKLSPFSEFFKLRFNRKKKGMYRKAITEAANAAQHVAPEIRELLTQFET comes from the exons ATGGAGCCGCGGGCCGGCTGCCGGCTGCCCGTGCGGGTGGAGCAGGTCGTCAACGGCGCGCTGCTGGTCACCGCGAGCTGCGGCGAGCGCAGCTTCGCCGGGATCTTGCTGGACTGCACAAAAAA GTCTGGCCTCTTCGGCCTGCCCCCGTTGGCTCCGCTGACCCAGGCCCAGGACGTCCCTGTCAACGGCTGCCACGGCCCGTCCCCCGCGGAGGGAGACGCGGAGGCCATGCCCCTGGGGACGGGCCCCCCGGAGCCTGAAGGCGGGGACGGGCCCCCCCAGCCGCCCCCGCCGCTGGTCCCGCCGCTGACGGCCGGAAGCCTGCCCCCGTTCCCGCCCTACTTCGAAGGCGCCCCGTTCCCGCCCCCGCTCTGGCTGAGGAACACCTACCGGCAGTGGGTGCCGCAGCCGCCGCCCAGGGGTGTCAAGAGGACCCGCCGGCGCCTGTCCCGCAACCGTGACCCCGGCCGCCTGGCCCTGAGCCCCATCCGCCTGCGGCCGCGCCAAGTGCTGTGTGAGAAGTGCAAGAGCACCCAGAGCCCCCCGGAGGCCAGCCCCGGGACCCCCGCCGCCCCCCGGCCGCGCAGGGAGCCCCGCAAGCCCGAGGACCCCGACGGAGGAGGCGACGCGGCCGCCGCCAAGAGGAGCAGGCGCGCGCGGCGGGGGGAGGAGGCGCGGCCGGGGGTGCCGCGGAGCCCGGCCATTAAGATCTCCTACAGCACGCCCCAGGGCACCGGGGAGGTGGTGGAGATCCCCCCACGCGTGCACGGCTCCCTGGAGCCCTTCTGTCCACCCCCGGCCTCGCCTGGAGTCCCGGACCCCGAGCCTCCCAGGGACCGGCTGGCCGCAGGCGCCCCCGCCTCCATCCCCAAGCTGAAGCTGACGCGGCCCCTGCCCCCCGGGGccgccccgccgccccccaagatcCGCCTGAAGCCGCGCCGCCTGGGGGCTGGCGAGCAGGAGCCCGTCTACAGGGCCGAGCTGGTGCAGGAACTCAAGGGCCAAGGGCCCCCGGCCGACGGCGCCGCCCACCGCGGCGGGCTGGCGGACTCGTCCTCTGCGAGCTCTGGCGAGGACGATGACTGCAAGGGGTGTCCCCGGGGTGCCCACGGACCTGACAATGCTGGGCTGGCTTTCCTCGCCACCTGCCCCGGGAGAAGCGGCTGTACTGGCGAGCTGGCGTGGAGCAGCGACAGCCTGGACGAGTCCAAGTCATCCGGCTCGGACGGGACGTTGCCGGACACCTGCGACCTCTCGCCCGGCGATGGCGTGCCCTCTTCATCCAAGGGCACGAGGCCCACAGTCCCGCCCCTGACGGTCAGGCTGCACACGCAGAGCGTCTCCAAGTGCGTTACCGAGGACGGGAGGACCGTGGCTGTAGGGGACATTGTGTGGGGTAAGGTTCACGGCTTCCCTTGGTGGCCAGCACGTGTCCTGGACATTAGTCTTAGCCAGAAAGAGGACGGGGAGCCCTCCTGGCAAGAAGCGAAAGTCTCGTGGTTTGGTTCTCCAACTACGTCATTTTTGTCAACCTCAAAACTGTCCCCTTTCTCTGAATTTTTCAAACTGAGATTTAACCGTAAGAAGAAGGGGATGTATCGGAAAGCTATCACAGAGGCCGCCAATGCCGCCCAGCATGTGGCCCCAGAAATAAGGGAGCTCTTAACCCAGTTCGAAACATAA